One Cheilinus undulatus linkage group 22, ASM1832078v1, whole genome shotgun sequence DNA window includes the following coding sequences:
- the kcnip4a gene encoding Kv channel-interacting protein 4 isoform X5 has translation MGALMVIFSLQAKPRRRVTDSVEDELELSAVRHRPEGLEQLEAQTRFSRKELQILYRGFKNECPSGVVNEETFKDIYAQFFPQGDASTYAHFLFNAFDTDHNGSVSFEDFVMGLSILLRGTIQEKLNWAFNLYDINKDGYITKEEMLDIMKAIYDMMGKCTYPVLKEETPRQHVEVFFQKMDKNKDGVVTIDEFIDCCQNDENIMRSMHLFENVL, from the exons ACAGTGTGGAAGATGAGCTTGAACTATCCGCAGTCCGCCATCGCCCTGAGGGCCTGGAGCAGCTCGAGGCGCAGACCCGTTTCTCCCGCAAGGAGCTCCAGATCCTCTACCGTGGCTTCAAAAAT gaaTGCCCCAGCGGTGTCGTGAATGAAGAGACTTTCAAAGACATCTACGCACAGTTCTTCCCACAAGGAG ATGCTTCAACATACGCACATTTTCTCTTCAATGCATTTGACACAGACCACAATGGCTCTGTGAGTTTCGAG GATTTTGTTATGGGCCTCTCTATTCTCCTGCGGGGCACAATCCAGGAAAAACTCAACTGGGCTTTCAACCTGTATGATATCAATAAAGATGGATATATCACTAAAGAG gAGATGCTCGACATCATGAAGGCCATCTACGACATGATGGGAAAATGTACATACCCAGTCCTGAAAGAAGAGACGCCTCGTCAGCATGTAGAAGTCTTCTTTCAG AAGatggataaaaataaagacGGCGTGGTTACCATAGACGAGTTCATCGACTGCTGCCAAAAC GATGAAAACATCATGCGATCAATGCACCTCtttgaaaatgttctttaa
- the kcnip4a gene encoding Kv channel-interacting protein 4 isoform X4, with the protein MEAKRVETISARVDAAVSSPDSVEDELELSAVRHRPEGLEQLEAQTRFSRKELQILYRGFKNECPSGVVNEETFKDIYAQFFPQGDASTYAHFLFNAFDTDHNGSVSFEDFVMGLSILLRGTIQEKLNWAFNLYDINKDGYITKEEMLDIMKAIYDMMGKCTYPVLKEETPRQHVEVFFQKMDKNKDGVVTIDEFIDCCQNDENIMRSMHLFENVL; encoded by the exons ACAGTGTGGAAGATGAGCTTGAACTATCCGCAGTCCGCCATCGCCCTGAGGGCCTGGAGCAGCTCGAGGCGCAGACCCGTTTCTCCCGCAAGGAGCTCCAGATCCTCTACCGTGGCTTCAAAAAT gaaTGCCCCAGCGGTGTCGTGAATGAAGAGACTTTCAAAGACATCTACGCACAGTTCTTCCCACAAGGAG ATGCTTCAACATACGCACATTTTCTCTTCAATGCATTTGACACAGACCACAATGGCTCTGTGAGTTTCGAG GATTTTGTTATGGGCCTCTCTATTCTCCTGCGGGGCACAATCCAGGAAAAACTCAACTGGGCTTTCAACCTGTATGATATCAATAAAGATGGATATATCACTAAAGAG gAGATGCTCGACATCATGAAGGCCATCTACGACATGATGGGAAAATGTACATACCCAGTCCTGAAAGAAGAGACGCCTCGTCAGCATGTAGAAGTCTTCTTTCAG AAGatggataaaaataaagacGGCGTGGTTACCATAGACGAGTTCATCGACTGCTGCCAAAAC GATGAAAACATCATGCGATCAATGCACCTCtttgaaaatgttctttaa